From a single Streptomyces rubradiris genomic region:
- a CDS encoding phosphatase PAP2 family protein, whose amino-acid sequence MAVLAESGSNPDVDLLYDINGLAKAAPHWFDRVMEFVGEYGLLLAMVLLVLWCWWGVRRRGGEEAAPSVAALVWAPLAAGLAVLVNVPIRGFVERPRPFRDHQGLDVLVSGKDDFSFVSDHATLTMALGVGLFVANRRFGLVGIGLALLEGFCRVYMGVHYPTDVVGGFALGTAVVLLLSPLATALLTPLMRAVERSPRVGWLVRRRTAPDVPVLPGARRSAETGERDLAA is encoded by the coding sequence ATGGCTGTACTCGCCGAATCCGGATCGAACCCCGACGTCGACCTGCTGTACGACATCAACGGCCTGGCCAAGGCCGCGCCGCACTGGTTCGACCGGGTCATGGAGTTCGTCGGCGAGTACGGGCTGCTGCTCGCCATGGTGCTGCTGGTCCTGTGGTGCTGGTGGGGCGTGCGGCGCCGGGGCGGCGAGGAGGCGGCGCCGTCGGTGGCCGCGCTGGTGTGGGCGCCGCTCGCGGCGGGCCTCGCGGTCCTCGTGAACGTCCCGATACGGGGCTTCGTGGAGCGCCCCCGCCCGTTCCGGGACCATCAGGGCCTGGACGTCCTGGTCTCCGGCAAGGACGACTTCTCCTTCGTCAGCGATCACGCGACGCTCACGATGGCGCTCGGCGTGGGCCTCTTCGTCGCCAACCGCCGCTTCGGCCTGGTGGGCATCGGCCTGGCCCTGCTGGAGGGCTTCTGCCGGGTCTACATGGGCGTGCACTACCCGACGGACGTCGTGGGCGGTTTCGCGCTCGGTACGGCCGTCGTACTGCTGCTGTCCCCGCTCGCCACGGCGCTGCTCACCCCGCTGATGCGGGCGGTGGAGCGCTCGCCGCGGGTGGGCTGGCTCGTGCGGCGGCGGACGGCGCCGGACGTCCCGGTGCTGCCCGGTGCGCGCCGCTCGGCGGAGACCGGGGAGCGGGACCTGGCCGCGTAA